In a single window of the Caulobacter soli genome:
- a CDS encoding ribbon-helix-helix domain-containing protein yields MGSLKKRSINLAGHATSLALEPEFWAVLQAAAGADRISIAALIQRIDAGRGERPLASACRVFALMHAQAGEAGTV; encoded by the coding sequence ATGGGCAGTTTGAAGAAGCGTTCGATCAACCTGGCCGGCCACGCGACCTCCCTGGCCCTTGAGCCGGAGTTCTGGGCCGTGCTGCAGGCGGCGGCTGGCGCCGACAGGATCAGCATCGCCGCCCTGATCCAGCGCATCGACGCCGGGCGCGGTGAACGCCCGCTGGCCTCGGCCTGCCGCGTGTTCGCCCTGATGCATGCTCAGGCCGGCGAGGCCGGAACGGTCTAG
- a CDS encoding ubiquinone biosynthesis protein COQ4, which translates to MKRGRQSFNLQPLRAFRAVRRLIADKEDTAQVFEIMRALSGDAIPKGYRRLLSTPEGGRIAYERDEFAEHLSDPAWLAQFGPGTVGAAYRDFIAPRGLSAEGLAEESRKIPEADVDAAHPLAWYARRMRDVHDVWHVLTGYGTDALGEVCVVAFSYAQTRSLGFAVIAMAGARQLQKTRLGQPYGKAAMEAWRNGRSAAWLPAVDYPALFALPLDEARRALKIAPNSAYQAIPSHYRDRFAQAA; encoded by the coding sequence ATGAAGCGCGGACGTCAGTCGTTCAACCTGCAGCCTTTGCGGGCGTTTCGGGCCGTCCGGCGCCTGATCGCCGACAAGGAGGACACCGCCCAGGTGTTCGAGATCATGCGCGCCCTGTCGGGTGACGCGATCCCGAAGGGCTATCGTCGCCTGCTGAGCACGCCCGAGGGCGGTCGCATCGCCTATGAGCGCGACGAGTTCGCCGAGCATCTGTCGGACCCGGCCTGGCTGGCCCAGTTTGGGCCCGGCACCGTCGGCGCGGCCTATCGCGACTTCATCGCCCCGCGTGGCCTGTCCGCCGAAGGCCTCGCCGAGGAGAGCCGCAAGATCCCCGAGGCCGACGTCGACGCCGCCCATCCGCTGGCCTGGTACGCGCGCCGGATGCGCGACGTGCACGATGTCTGGCACGTGCTCACCGGCTACGGCACCGACGCCCTGGGTGAGGTCTGCGTGGTGGCCTTCTCCTACGCCCAGACCCGCAGCCTGGGCTTCGCCGTCATCGCCATGGCCGGCGCGCGTCAGCTCCAGAAGACCCGGCTGGGCCAGCCCTATGGCAAGGCGGCGATGGAGGCCTGGCGCAACGGACGCTCGGCGGCCTGGCTGCCGGCGGTCGACTATCCGGCCTTGTTCGCCCTGCCGCTGGACGAGGCCCGCCGCGCCCTGAAAATCGCGCCCAACAGCGCCTATCAGGCCATCCCGTCGCACTACCGGGACCGTTTCGCCCAAGCGGCGTGA
- the modA gene encoding molybdate ABC transporter substrate-binding protein, with translation MITRRFKLVGLAVFGAALALGAAPALAADTQVAVAANFTEPAKEIAAAFKAKTGHTATLSFGSSGQFYTQMAHGAPYEVFLSADAERPQKAEQEGLAVAGSRFTYAIGRLVLYSKTPGLVDAKGAVLKSDKFAKLSIADPTAAPYGLAAVETLQKLKLYDALTPKIVKGSSITQAYQYVATGNAELGFVALSQVINEPSGSRWLVPASNHTPIEQQAVLLKTGEKNEAALAFLKFLKSPPAIAIIKRYGYEVR, from the coding sequence ATGATCACCCGTCGCTTCAAGCTGGTCGGTCTGGCCGTGTTCGGGGCCGCGCTGGCCCTCGGCGCCGCGCCCGCCCTGGCGGCTGACACCCAGGTCGCCGTCGCCGCCAACTTCACCGAGCCGGCCAAGGAGATCGCCGCCGCGTTCAAGGCCAAGACCGGCCACACCGCGACGCTCAGCTTCGGATCCTCGGGTCAGTTCTACACCCAGATGGCCCATGGAGCGCCGTACGAGGTGTTCCTGTCGGCCGACGCCGAGCGGCCCCAGAAAGCCGAGCAGGAAGGCTTGGCCGTCGCCGGTTCGCGCTTCACCTACGCCATCGGCCGTTTGGTGCTCTATTCCAAGACCCCCGGCCTGGTCGACGCCAAGGGCGCGGTGTTGAAGTCCGACAAGTTCGCCAAGCTGTCGATCGCCGATCCGACCGCCGCGCCTTACGGCCTGGCGGCGGTCGAGACGCTGCAGAAGCTGAAGCTCTACGACGCCCTGACGCCGAAGATCGTCAAGGGTTCGTCGATCACCCAGGCCTATCAGTACGTGGCCACCGGCAACGCCGAGCTGGGCTTCGTCGCGCTGTCGCAAGTGATCAACGAACCAAGCGGCTCGCGCTGGCTGGTGCCGGCCAGTAACCACACGCCGATCGAGCAGCAGGCCGTGTTGCTGAAGACGGGCGAGAAGAACGAGGCGGCCCTGGCGTTCCTGAAGTTCCTCAAGTCTCCGCCGGCGATCGCCATCATCAAGCGCTACGGCTACGAGGTGCGGTAG
- a CDS encoding LysR substrate-binding domain-containing protein, translating to MPDILATLPLSAIRIFEAAARLKSFTRAADELGVSQAAVSWQVKALEQRLDQPLFVRLPREVTLTPAGERLSRAASEAMSVLRTAVSDLVDTEEGVLSITTVQSVGGHWLAPRLGGFQIAHPRIAVRLDASSRVVDLHREPFDLALRAGSGDWPGMEAHFLIPSAQTVLCTPDLLARLGGLATPADLLHAPRIGAPEFWAAWFEAAGVDARGDHPPPRLSADAQALEVATALAGQGVALGSPIFFAQEIAQGRLIAPFDITANYGGGYWLAYPAERRRVRKIAAFRDWILDQAASDPLVGRYRTS from the coding sequence ATGCCAGACATCCTCGCCACCCTGCCGCTCAGCGCCATCCGGATCTTCGAGGCGGCCGCGCGCCTGAAGAGCTTCACCCGGGCCGCCGACGAGCTGGGCGTCAGCCAGGCCGCCGTCAGTTGGCAGGTGAAGGCCCTGGAGCAGCGCCTGGACCAGCCGCTGTTCGTCCGCCTGCCGCGCGAGGTGACCCTGACCCCGGCCGGCGAACGGCTGTCGCGCGCCGCCAGCGAGGCGATGAGCGTCCTGCGCACGGCGGTGTCGGACCTGGTCGACACCGAGGAAGGCGTGCTGTCGATCACCACGGTCCAGAGCGTCGGCGGTCACTGGCTGGCCCCACGCCTGGGCGGCTTCCAGATCGCCCACCCTCGCATCGCCGTGCGGCTGGACGCCTCCAGCCGGGTCGTCGACCTGCACCGCGAGCCGTTCGACCTGGCCCTGCGCGCCGGGTCCGGCGATTGGCCAGGGATGGAGGCGCACTTTCTGATCCCCTCGGCCCAGACCGTGCTGTGCACGCCGGATCTGCTGGCCCGGCTGGGCGGCCTGGCGACGCCGGCTGATCTCCTGCACGCGCCACGCATCGGCGCGCCGGAGTTCTGGGCGGCGTGGTTCGAGGCGGCGGGCGTCGATGCTCGCGGTGACCACCCGCCCCCGCGCCTGTCGGCCGACGCCCAGGCGCTGGAGGTGGCCACGGCTCTGGCCGGCCAGGGCGTGGCCCTGGGCTCGCCGATCTTCTTTGCTCAGGAGATCGCCCAGGGTCGGCTGATCGCCCCGTTCGACATCACCGCCAACTATGGCGGCGGCTATTGGCTGGCCTACCCGGCCGAACGCCGCCGGGTGCGCAAGATCGCCGCCTTCCGCGACTGGATCCTGGACCAGGCGGCGTCCGACCCGCTGGTCGGGCGCTACCGCACCTCGTAG
- a CDS encoding DUF4169 family protein, with product MAEILNLNQARKAKAKTDAKTKAVENRAKFGRTKADKTLDAARADKLKRDLDGAKREE from the coding sequence ATGGCCGAGATCCTCAACCTGAACCAGGCCCGCAAGGCCAAGGCCAAGACCGACGCCAAGACCAAGGCCGTCGAGAACCGCGCCAAGTTCGGCCGCACCAAGGCAGACAAGACCCTGGACGCCGCGCGAGCCGACAAGCTGAAGCGCGATCTGGACGGGGCGAAACGCGAGGAGTGA
- a CDS encoding DUF6807 family protein: MIRPLVAALLVLTGATAWTGSAWAQATEATPAAAVPATSEATPAPAPVTPQAATPLPRVDAVFADDGVTITDGGKSVLFYRTAPTDPREPGRLNYVHPIWAPDGTVLTEDRPADHLHQRGAFWSWHQVLVDGKNVADGWFMKGLTFHVREKRFKGDTAGGGTLVVNADWIVNSTPEVNYVARETTKVRVYPLKDGARRIDFDTVITARSDTLALGGSDDEKGYGGFSVRLIKPDRLNFGSGGKTVTPAVGPVEAGKAMGFAWTPGGGSPTWTVGLACKANGAPITRWILRKELSMQNCVFPGRAPFILKKGETLRLQSTLILRPATPPKKKR; this comes from the coding sequence ATGATCCGACCGCTCGTCGCCGCCCTGCTCGTGCTGACCGGCGCGACGGCCTGGACCGGATCGGCGTGGGCCCAAGCCACCGAGGCCACGCCCGCGGCGGCTGTTCCGGCGACTTCCGAAGCGACGCCCGCGCCGGCGCCCGTCACGCCCCAGGCCGCTACACCTCTGCCCAGGGTCGACGCGGTGTTCGCCGACGACGGGGTCACCATCACCGACGGCGGCAAGAGCGTGCTGTTCTATCGCACCGCGCCCACTGATCCGCGCGAGCCTGGCCGGCTGAACTATGTCCACCCGATCTGGGCGCCCGACGGAACGGTGCTGACCGAGGACCGCCCCGCCGACCACCTGCACCAGCGCGGGGCCTTCTGGAGCTGGCACCAGGTGCTGGTCGACGGCAAGAACGTCGCCGACGGCTGGTTCATGAAGGGCCTGACCTTCCATGTCCGCGAAAAGCGCTTCAAGGGCGACACGGCCGGCGGCGGGACCCTGGTGGTCAACGCCGACTGGATCGTCAATTCGACGCCCGAGGTGAACTATGTTGCCCGCGAGACCACCAAGGTCCGGGTCTATCCGCTGAAGGACGGCGCGCGACGCATCGACTTCGACACCGTGATCACCGCCCGCAGCGACACCCTGGCCCTGGGCGGTAGCGACGACGAGAAGGGCTATGGCGGCTTTTCGGTGCGGCTGATCAAGCCCGACCGCTTGAATTTCGGTTCGGGCGGCAAGACCGTGACCCCGGCGGTCGGACCGGTCGAGGCCGGCAAGGCCATGGGCTTCGCCTGGACGCCCGGCGGCGGCTCGCCCACCTGGACGGTGGGCCTGGCCTGCAAGGCCAACGGCGCGCCGATCACCCGCTGGATCCTGCGCAAGGAATTGTCGATGCAGAACTGCGTCTTCCCCGGTCGGGCGCCGTTCATCCTGAAGAAGGGCGAGACCCTGCGCCTGCAGTCGACGCTGATCCTGCGGCCCGCGACGCCGCCAAAAAAGAAGCGCTAG
- a CDS encoding DUF2171 domain-containing protein, which yields MIDASQIREHLEVVGSDGGHVGRVDHVVGGEIELAKLDLGGGLKHHLIPITWVDHVDDDSVHLNLTKDDAKARWREKH from the coding sequence ATGATCGACGCCTCGCAAATCCGCGAACATCTGGAAGTGGTCGGTTCGGACGGCGGCCATGTCGGCCGGGTGGACCACGTGGTCGGCGGCGAGATCGAACTGGCCAAGCTGGATCTGGGCGGCGGCCTCAAGCACCACCTGATCCCGATCACCTGGGTCGACCATGTCGACGACGACAGCGTCCACCTGAACCTGACCAAGGACGACGCCAAGGCCCGCTGGCGCGAGAAGCACTAG
- a CDS encoding glutathione S-transferase family protein, translating to MYQLYYSPSTASLAVHWLLIEIDVPFELVLTDTETGAQKRPEYLKLNPSGVVPTLIVDGAPVCEVAAILMLLAERHPDKGLAPMVGAPERAAWLQWMVYLANTVMPAFRAWFYPHEPAGEAGTEAATAVARARIEGIWDRVDAHLAAQAGPYMLGERLSTVDFMAAMLMRWSRNMPKPATAWPNIARYLARMRAMPSLREVHAREGLTDWIDG from the coding sequence ATGTACCAGCTCTACTACAGCCCCAGCACGGCCAGCCTGGCGGTCCACTGGCTGCTGATCGAGATCGACGTCCCCTTCGAGCTGGTCCTGACCGACACCGAGACCGGCGCCCAGAAGCGCCCGGAATACCTCAAGCTCAATCCCAGCGGCGTGGTGCCGACCCTGATCGTCGACGGCGCGCCGGTCTGCGAGGTGGCGGCGATCCTGATGCTGCTGGCCGAACGTCACCCCGACAAGGGCTTGGCTCCCATGGTCGGCGCGCCCGAGCGGGCCGCGTGGCTGCAGTGGATGGTCTATCTGGCCAACACGGTGATGCCGGCCTTCCGCGCCTGGTTCTATCCGCACGAACCAGCCGGCGAGGCGGGGACCGAGGCCGCGACAGCCGTGGCGCGGGCGCGGATCGAGGGGATCTGGGATCGTGTCGACGCTCACCTGGCGGCTCAGGCTGGCCCCTATATGCTGGGCGAGCGGCTCTCGACCGTCGACTTCATGGCCGCCATGCTGATGCGCTGGTCGCGCAACATGCCCAAGCCCGCGACCGCCTGGCCGAACATCGCCCGCTATCTGGCGCGCATGCGGGCCATGCCGTCGCTGCGCGAGGTGCACGCCCGCGAGGGGCTGACGGATTGGATCGACGGCTAG
- a CDS encoding PepSY-associated TM helix domain-containing protein — protein MDAATPPETRIEPANRPSIWPKVSPAFVRTVLSGHSGLGLVAAALIYIVCLSGTVAVFLNELKMWEEPAAPTMTTASPQAVQAFAEAITKAHPKAGFVYMGLPTPDMPRLYAMVGEQVFVADAQGRIAGEASAPWAGFLEHLHIYLHLPETIGLIVVGLVGAALTGLIVSGFLAHPKIFRDAFAFRWAGAKRLSQADLHNRLSVWGAPFHLVVAWTGAYIGLASVLLFAVAGVTTKGDIAKVTAPIYGVVPKADPTPAPFPDLVKALAWFDGKPQFEPTLISLTGLGTKGQLVEVNALMPKRLIYAERFTFDAQGRMTGKLGLSDDGLGKQVFASSYPLHFGSFGGLPVKIAYGLLGVALCVVTSSGVTIWLTRRRDRGRPAVRLEKAWAAVVWGSTTTLALSAALWLAFKTPPVWVFWAPLAVLVAAAVATRDARFWIVNLRIATSATLAATVAIHALKFGAPALGGVALGVNLTLLVLAAVIAPWRKPLTRETA, from the coding sequence ATGGACGCCGCCACGCCTCCCGAAACCAGGATCGAGCCCGCCAACCGCCCCTCGATCTGGCCCAAGGTCTCGCCGGCCTTCGTGCGCACGGTGCTGTCGGGCCATTCTGGCCTGGGCCTGGTCGCCGCCGCCCTGATCTACATCGTCTGCCTGTCGGGCACGGTCGCGGTGTTCCTCAATGAGCTGAAGATGTGGGAGGAGCCGGCCGCGCCGACGATGACCACCGCCAGCCCCCAGGCCGTCCAGGCTTTCGCCGAGGCGATCACCAAGGCCCATCCCAAGGCCGGCTTCGTCTATATGGGCCTGCCCACCCCCGACATGCCGCGCCTCTACGCCATGGTCGGCGAGCAGGTGTTCGTCGCCGACGCCCAAGGCCGGATCGCCGGCGAGGCCAGCGCCCCCTGGGCCGGCTTCCTGGAGCACCTGCACATCTATCTGCACCTGCCCGAGACCATCGGTCTGATCGTCGTGGGCCTGGTCGGCGCGGCCCTGACCGGCCTGATCGTCTCGGGTTTTCTGGCTCACCCGAAGATCTTCCGCGACGCCTTCGCCTTCCGCTGGGCCGGCGCCAAGCGGCTGTCGCAGGCCGACCTGCACAACCGTCTCAGCGTCTGGGGCGCGCCGTTCCACCTCGTGGTGGCCTGGACCGGGGCCTATATCGGCCTGGCCAGCGTGCTGTTGTTCGCGGTGGCCGGCGTGACCACCAAGGGCGACATCGCCAAGGTCACCGCCCCGATCTACGGCGTGGTCCCCAAGGCCGATCCGACGCCCGCCCCCTTCCCCGACCTGGTCAAGGCCCTGGCCTGGTTCGACGGCAAGCCGCAATTCGAGCCGACCCTGATCTCCCTGACCGGCCTGGGCACCAAAGGCCAGCTAGTCGAGGTCAACGCCCTGATGCCCAAGCGGCTGATCTATGCCGAACGCTTCACCTTCGACGCCCAGGGCCGGATGACCGGCAAGCTGGGCCTGTCGGACGATGGCCTGGGCAAGCAGGTCTTCGCCTCGTCGTATCCCCTGCATTTCGGCTCGTTCGGCGGCCTGCCGGTCAAGATCGCCTACGGCCTACTGGGCGTCGCCCTGTGCGTGGTGACCAGCAGCGGCGTGACCATCTGGCTGACCCGCCGCCGCGATCGCGGGCGTCCCGCCGTCCGCCTAGAGAAGGCCTGGGCGGCCGTCGTCTGGGGCTCGACCACAACCCTGGCCCTGTCGGCCGCCCTGTGGCTGGCGTTCAAGACTCCGCCGGTCTGGGTGTTCTGGGCGCCGCTGGCGGTGCTGGTCGCCGCCGCCGTGGCGACGAGGGACGCCCGCTTCTGGATCGTCAACCTGCGGATAGCCACCAGCGCGACGCTGGCGGCGACCGTCGCGATCCACGCCCTGAAATTCGGCGCGCCGGCGTTGGGCGGCGTGGCCCTGGGCGTGAATCTGACCCTGCTCGTCCTGGCGGCGGTGATCGCGCCGTGGCGCAAGCCTTTGACGCGAGAGACGGCCTAG
- a CDS encoding TonB-dependent siderophore receptor, which produces MTKTSLTRLRLLALASAGAGALMAAAPAFAEDSSAVEQLVVTAPKYVPTGETTASKSQTPLVEVPQSVTVISRDQIDLLDWSTLGQVVRYTAGVTGENYGPDQRVDWLTVRGFNPVQYIDGLQAAVGSISNVGLDLYGAESVEILKGPSSVLYGATPPGGIVNVTSRRPSDDFGGEVEIQGGNLDHKQVNFDITGPLGDKASARFTGLYRDKGSQIDGVDAERTYIAPAVTFQPTDATRITLLSYFQSDDVKGDSRGFLPPSGTYTANPLGHTSSHTNLGEKTYNRFQRDHGAIGYDAEHDLGGGFTLQQNLKVTHLESDDRGLFASSVAADNHTVSRYSFSFAEDVDVFAVDTRLKYKGDTGVLHHDLVAGLDFRRYDYVGSSAFVFGVPDTDLFHPVQGLHINAPPLSVFSNQVQKQTGLYVQDQIKLDKWIATLAVRHDWVETDDRTAANADADDKEFSYRAGLSYVFDNGVVPYVGYAKSFQPVAGSTFSGALFAPTTGEQYEAGVKYDARGLPPGVKLFATLAAYQLTQQNVSTPDSAHVGFSIQTGEVEVKGVEAELVGRINDRVSFNASYTYTDSEVTKSNGPDLGGRLPATPKHKLSGLVDYTFQDGPLAGFGASFGGRYTSETVGNLLGAFEPVLYEMKAVTLWDASAHYDLNDWRLAVTASNLFDKEYVARCSAAANCFYGTRRVVTASITRRF; this is translated from the coding sequence GTGACCAAGACCTCCCTGACCCGCCTGCGCCTCCTCGCCCTGGCTTCCGCGGGCGCCGGCGCCCTGATGGCCGCCGCGCCGGCCTTCGCCGAGGACAGCAGCGCCGTCGAACAGCTGGTCGTCACCGCGCCCAAGTACGTGCCGACCGGCGAGACCACGGCCAGCAAGAGCCAGACGCCGCTGGTCGAGGTGCCGCAGTCGGTGACGGTGATCTCGCGCGACCAGATCGACCTGCTGGACTGGAGCACCTTGGGCCAGGTGGTGCGCTACACCGCCGGCGTCACCGGCGAGAATTACGGCCCCGACCAACGCGTCGACTGGCTGACCGTGCGCGGCTTCAATCCCGTGCAATATATCGACGGCCTGCAGGCGGCGGTCGGTTCGATCTCCAACGTCGGCCTGGACCTGTACGGCGCGGAGTCGGTCGAGATCCTGAAAGGCCCGTCGTCGGTGCTGTACGGCGCGACCCCGCCCGGCGGCATCGTCAACGTCACCAGCCGCCGTCCGAGCGACGACTTCGGTGGCGAGGTCGAGATCCAGGGCGGCAATCTCGACCACAAGCAGGTCAATTTCGACATCACCGGCCCGCTGGGCGACAAGGCCTCGGCCCGCTTCACCGGCCTGTATCGCGACAAGGGCAGCCAGATCGACGGCGTCGACGCCGAGCGCACCTACATCGCCCCGGCCGTGACCTTCCAACCGACCGACGCCACGCGCATCACCCTGCTGTCCTACTTCCAGTCGGACGACGTGAAGGGCGACAGCCGTGGCTTCCTGCCGCCGTCGGGCACCTATACGGCCAACCCGCTGGGCCACACCTCGTCGCACACCAACCTGGGCGAGAAGACCTACAACCGCTTCCAGCGCGATCACGGCGCCATCGGCTATGACGCCGAGCACGACCTGGGCGGCGGCTTCACGCTGCAGCAGAACCTGAAGGTCACGCACCTGGAGAGCGACGACCGCGGCCTGTTCGCCAGCTCGGTGGCGGCCGACAATCACACCGTCAGCCGCTACAGCTTCTCGTTCGCCGAAGATGTCGACGTGTTCGCCGTCGACACCCGCCTGAAGTACAAGGGCGACACCGGCGTCCTGCATCACGACCTGGTCGCGGGCCTGGACTTCCGCCGCTACGACTATGTCGGCAGCAGCGCCTTCGTGTTCGGCGTGCCCGACACCGACCTGTTCCACCCCGTGCAGGGCCTGCACATCAACGCCCCGCCGCTCAGCGTCTTCTCCAACCAGGTGCAGAAGCAGACCGGCCTCTACGTCCAGGACCAGATCAAGCTGGACAAGTGGATCGCCACCCTGGCCGTACGCCACGACTGGGTCGAGACCGACGACCGCACCGCCGCCAACGCCGACGCGGACGACAAGGAGTTCTCGTATCGCGCCGGCCTGAGCTACGTGTTTGACAACGGCGTCGTGCCCTATGTCGGCTACGCGAAGTCGTTCCAGCCGGTGGCGGGTTCGACCTTCAGCGGCGCGTTGTTCGCCCCGACCACCGGTGAGCAGTACGAGGCGGGCGTGAAGTACGACGCGCGCGGCCTGCCGCCCGGCGTCAAGCTGTTCGCGACCCTGGCCGCCTACCAGCTGACCCAGCAGAACGTCTCGACCCCGGACTCCGCGCACGTCGGCTTCTCGATCCAGACCGGCGAAGTCGAGGTCAAGGGCGTCGAGGCCGAGCTCGTGGGCCGTATCAACGACCGCGTCAGCTTCAACGCCTCCTACACCTACACCGACTCCGAGGTGACCAAGAGCAACGGTCCCGACCTGGGCGGCCGCTTGCCGGCCACGCCCAAGCACAAGCTGTCGGGTCTGGTCGACTATACCTTCCAGGACGGTCCGCTGGCCGGCTTCGGCGCCAGCTTCGGCGGGCGCTACACCAGCGAGACGGTGGGCAACCTGCTGGGGGCGTTCGAACCGGTGCTCTACGAGATGAAGGCCGTCACCCTGTGGGACGCCAGCGCCCACTACGACCTCAACGACTGGCGCCTGGCGGTCACCGCCTCGAACCTGTTCGACAAGGAATATGTCGCGCGCTGCTCGGCCGCGGCCAACTGCTTCTACGGCACCCGTCGCGTGGTGACCGCCAGCATTACCCGCCGGTTCTGA
- a CDS encoding CAP domain-containing protein, giving the protein MRLSGLMALAPAIAGLLFLAPAAQAASARLPVRLDDAVLDELNFARARPAEYARELRRELDRSDDPAAVEDAIDFLERQAALPPLEPDRRVAAAARQHTQVQGAQGSVGHGAAGALGQRLRGQGVWAGLSAENISYGYDDPRDVVRQLIIDSGVPGRGHRRNIFATGYQLAGVACGAHRAYGYMCVIDFAGALPPRE; this is encoded by the coding sequence ATGCGCCTTTCCGGCCTTATGGCCTTGGCTCCGGCGATCGCCGGCCTGCTGTTCCTCGCGCCCGCCGCCCAGGCCGCGTCCGCCCGGCTCCCCGTCCGTCTCGACGACGCCGTCCTGGACGAACTGAACTTCGCCCGCGCTCGTCCCGCCGAATACGCCCGCGAGCTGCGCCGCGAACTGGACCGAAGCGACGATCCCGCCGCCGTCGAGGACGCCATCGACTTTCTCGAGCGTCAGGCCGCCTTGCCGCCGCTGGAACCGGACCGCCGCGTGGCCGCCGCCGCCCGTCAGCACACCCAGGTCCAAGGCGCCCAAGGCAGCGTCGGTCATGGCGCGGCCGGCGCGCTGGGCCAGAGACTGCGCGGCCAGGGCGTCTGGGCGGGCCTGTCGGCCGAGAACATCTCGTACGGCTATGACGATCCGCGCGACGTCGTCCGCCAGCTGATCATCGACAGCGGCGTGCCCGGCCGAGGCCACCGCCGCAACATCTTCGCCACGGGCTACCAGCTGGCCGGCGTGGCCTGTGGTGCGCACCGCGCCTATGGCTACATGTGCGTGATCGACTTCGCCGGCGCCCTGCCCCCACGCGAGTGA
- a CDS encoding pyridoxal phosphate-dependent aminotransferase, with the protein MSLESAALRRIAPSATIAISAKARALKAAGRDVIALSAGEPDFDTPDNIKDAAIAAIKAGKTKYTDPDGMPELKAAICAKFKRENGLDYKPSQVHVAPGGKPVIYNALVATLNPGDEVIIPAPYWVSYPDMTLLAGGTPVSVETTAESGFKITPAALEAAITPKSKWLIINSPSNPSGGAYTRAELQAIADVLLRHPQVWVLTDDMYEHLVFDDFEFTTIAQVEPKLYDRTLTMNGVSKGYSMTGWRIGYAAGPEPLIKAMGKMISQTTSNPCSISQWAALEALNGPQDFIKPNARLFQERRDLVVSMLNQATGLHCPTPEGAFYVYPSCAGLIGKTAPSGKVIATDEDFAGELLEAEGVAVVHGAAFGLSPFFRISYATANDVLEDACQRIQRFCASVK; encoded by the coding sequence ATGTCGCTCGAGTCCGCCGCCCTGCGGCGCATCGCCCCGTCCGCCACCATCGCGATCAGCGCCAAGGCGCGCGCCCTGAAAGCGGCCGGCCGGGACGTGATCGCCCTTTCCGCCGGCGAACCGGACTTCGACACGCCCGACAATATCAAGGACGCCGCCATCGCCGCCATCAAGGCGGGCAAGACCAAGTACACCGACCCCGACGGCATGCCCGAGCTGAAGGCGGCGATCTGCGCCAAGTTCAAGCGCGAGAACGGCCTGGACTACAAGCCGAGCCAAGTGCACGTCGCCCCGGGCGGCAAGCCGGTGATCTACAACGCCTTGGTCGCCACCCTGAACCCGGGCGACGAAGTGATCATCCCCGCCCCGTACTGGGTGTCGTATCCCGACATGACCCTGTTGGCCGGCGGCACGCCCGTGTCGGTCGAGACCACCGCCGAGAGCGGCTTCAAGATCACCCCGGCCGCCCTGGAAGCGGCGATCACGCCCAAGTCCAAGTGGCTGATCATCAACAGCCCGTCCAACCCCTCGGGCGGCGCCTATACCCGCGCCGAGCTGCAGGCCATCGCCGACGTGCTGCTGCGCCATCCGCAGGTCTGGGTGCTGACCGACGACATGTACGAGCACCTGGTGTTCGACGACTTCGAGTTCACCACCATCGCCCAGGTCGAGCCCAAGCTCTACGACCGCACCCTGACGATGAACGGCGTGTCGAAGGGCTATTCGATGACCGGCTGGCGGATCGGCTACGCGGCCGGTCCCGAGCCGCTGATCAAGGCCATGGGCAAGATGATCAGCCAGACCACGTCCAACCCCTGCTCGATCTCGCAGTGGGCGGCGCTGGAGGCCCTGAACGGTCCGCAGGACTTCATCAAGCCGAACGCCAGGCTGTTCCAGGAGCGCCGCGACCTGGTCGTGTCGATGCTGAACCAGGCGACCGGCCTGCACTGCCCCACCCCGGAAGGCGCGTTCTACGTCTATCCGTCGTGCGCCGGCCTGATCGGCAAAACCGCGCCGTCGGGCAAGGTCATCGCGACCGACGAGGACTTCGCGGGCGAACTGCTGGAAGCCGAGGGCGTGGCCGTGGTGCACGGCGCGGCGTTCGGCCTGTCGCCATTCTTCCGCATCAGCTACGCCACCGCCAACGACGTGCTGGAAGACGCCTGCCAGCGCATCCAGCGCTTCTGCGCCAGCGTGAAGTAG